Proteins encoded in a region of the Benincasa hispida cultivar B227 chromosome 2, ASM972705v1, whole genome shotgun sequence genome:
- the LOC120071550 gene encoding LOW QUALITY PROTEIN: probable RNA-dependent RNA polymerase 5 (The sequence of the model RefSeq protein was modified relative to this genomic sequence to represent the inferred CDS: deleted 1 base in 1 codon; substituted 1 base at 1 genomic stop codon), whose product MADHFLEVALPPSIEQFLFQICKQQNQPLPDAEVRWALASVEEEAALHALNRISCGPVWNLSGFILDMVRNDPYTSPQKKMVHVSPHQSPSSCHVSQLQSPPTCSVSTLQSPSTCSVYCPQGLGTAEQASIQPAMPEKSRSFSSSVLDRAKVLQFVALGELEFRKAFLILSYIGGESLERVTTADQIQSLSQLSMEKFEAVVWKTFGEKYIKKEDRRVYVDWDRRKTHIYHCYVALDGRYMFKGPFLNDTRTHLQRVLGDDNVLMVKFAEDVADRYSISHSGGSFYAYNKIARDGIVVGLRRYRFFVFKDGGKEEKKKNPTTSAVKCYFVRMESDVYIDKIEPYKLSNRTVFEARNLFMHAHMVSSVASYMARFSLILSKTLNLKIDLSTVNVQRIRDIPCKDVYGNVIYRDGKPLIHTDGTGFISVDLALECPMNVFKGQAKHDADLKRIPAFEGFQNKTLQLTLPGLELREPPLLIQFRLFYNGLAVKGTFLVNKQLPSRTIQIRNSMIKVENDPDLENAETENSLELVGTSNPPKRTFLSRNLIALLNYGGVPREYFMNILVDSLKDVQGVYSSKRAALRVSINNGDMDDFLVARMILSGIPLDESYLQYRLSMLLREEKKSLKSGRLHVPDCYYLMGTADPTCTLESSEVCVILDNGQINGKVLVYRNPGLHFGDIHVLTAKYVEALVPVVGNAKYAIFFSSKGPRSVADEIAGGDFDGDMYWVSRNSQLLEYFRPGEPWRPSPSMEGVTNKKPKEFSPEELENELFKLFLSTRFHPSYAKSVAADNWLALMDQFLMLGEDRKEERNRVRAKILQLINIYYDALDAPKKCGRKIEVPKHQKAGTLPHFMERGKNSYVSTSILGXIFDTVNMYQEEVPNIEVQKLPCFEEEVPDYIFMKWKFLYELYRRDMKDAMHLDPDAKNVAAEATIKKYKEILYGAEELEGSPRSIEDVYQEALAIYQVTYEYAMNYNCVSYCGFAWRVAGSALFKLCAREHSERSFLCLPSVMREIFS is encoded by the exons ATGGCTGATCATTTTCTGGAAGTGGCTCTCCCACCGTCCATTGAGCAGTTTCTTTTTCAAATATGTAAGCAACAGAATCAGCCACTACCTGATGCCGAAGTGCGATGGGCGTTAGCTTCAGTGGAGGAAGAAGCGGCTCTCCATGCCCTCAATAGGATCTCCTGCGGCCCTGTTTGGAACCTTAGTGGTTTTATTCTGGATATGGTTCGTAATGATCCTTATACTTCTCCTCAGAAGAAGATGGTTCATGTTTCTCCACACCAGAGTCCTTCCAGTTGCCACGTTTCTCAGCTTCAGAGTCCTCCGACTTGCTCTGTTTCTACGCTTCAAAGTCCTTCAACTTGCTCCGTCTATTGCCCCCAAG GGCTAGGAACTGCTGAGCAAGCAAGCATTCAGCCGGCAATGCCAGAAAAATCCAGAAGCTTTTCATCTTCGGTTTTAGATAGAGCAAAGGTTCTACAATTTGTGGCTTTG GGGGAACTTGAGTTTAGAAAGGCATTTTTAATACTGAGTTACATTGGAGG AGAAAGCCTTGAAAGGGTCACAACAGCAGATCAAATTCAAAGTCTGAGTCAGTTGTCCATGGAAAAGTTTGAGGCTGTAGTTTGGAAAACATTTGGTGAAAAATACATTAAGAAGGAAGACAGACGAGTG TATGTTGATTGGGATCGTAGGAAAACACACATTTACCACTGTTATGTTGCTTTGGATGGGAGGTACATGTTCAAG GGTCCATTTTTGAACGATACTAGAACTCATCTGCAAAGGGTTTTAGGCGATGACAATGTTTTGATGGTCAAGTTTGCTGAAGACGTAGCTGATAGATATTCAATAAGCCATTCTGGTGGTTCTTTTTATGCTTATAATAAGATTGCTAGAGATGGCATTGTTGTTGGATTGCGTCGATATCGTTTTTTTG TTTTCAAAGATGGTGGGaaggaggaaaaaaagaagaatccAACCACATCAGCTGTGAAATGCTATTTTGTCAGAATGGAGTCAGATGTGTATATTGATAAGATTGAACCTTATAAATTATCAAATAGAACAGTTTTTGAAGCTCGGAATCTTTTCATGCATGCACATATGGTGTCTAGTGTAGCAAGCTACATGGCTAG GTTTTCACTCATTTTGTCGAAGACCCTAAACCTCAAAATTGATTTATCTACTGTAAATGTTCAAAGAATCAGGGATATACCCTGCAAA GATGTCTATGGTAATGTCATCTATAGAGATGGAAAACCTCTTATACATACAGACGGAACGGGATTTATATCGGTGGACTTGGCTTTGGAGTGCCCTATGAATGTATTTAAAGGGCAGGCAAAGCATGATGCTGATCTTAAG AGAATTCCTGCTTTTGAAGGATTTCAGAATAAGACTTTGCAACTAACGCTTCCAGGACTTGAACTGCGAGAACCA CCCTTGCTAATTCAGTTCCGACTTTTTTACAACGGCCTTGCAGTTAAAGGAACATTTCTAGTGAATAAACAG CTTCCTTCTAGAACAATTCAAATTCGCAATTCTATGATCAAAGTTGAAAACGATCCGGATCTTGAAAATGCTGAAACAGAGAATTCACTGGAGTTAGTAGGGACCAG CAATCCCCCGAAGAGGACATTTCTTTCAAGAAATTTAATAGCACTCTTGAACTATGGAGGTGTCCCGAGAGAGTATTTCATGAATATCCTTGTGGATTCTTTGAAAGATGTTCAGGGTGTTTACTCTAGTAAGCGTGCGGCTTTAAGAG TATCCATTAACAATGGTGATATGGATGACTTTCTAGTTGCAAGGATGATTTTATCTGGAATTCCTCTTGATGAATCATACTTGCAATATCGGCTGTCTATGCTACTGAGGGAGGAGAAAAAGAGCTTGAAAAGTGGAAGGCTTCACGTGCCtgattgttattatttaatGGGGACAGCCGATCCCACCTGTACACTTGAAAGCAGTGAAGTCTGTGTTATCCT TGATAATGGACAAATCAATGGGAAGGTTCTTGTTTATCGCAATCCTGGACTACATTTTGGTGATATCCATGTTTTAACAGCTAAATATGTGGAGGCCTTGGTTCCTGTCGTGGGAAATGCAAAATATGCTATATTCTTTTCCTCTAAGGGTCCCCGTTCAGTAGCTGATGAAATAGCGGGTGGTGATTTTGATGGTGATATGTACTGGGTTTCGAGAAATTCGCAG TTGTTAGAGTATTTTAGACCAGGTGAACCATGGAGGCCAAGTCCTTCAATGGAAGGAGTTACAAATAAAAAGCCAAAAGAATTTTCTCCTGAGGAATTGGAGAACGAGCTATTTAAACTATTCTTGTCTACTAGGTTTCATCCAAG TTATGCGAAGAGTGTTGCAGCTGATAACTGGCTGGCATTGATGGATCAGTTTCTAATGCTGGGTGAAGATcgtaaagaagaaagaaatcgTGTAAGGGCAAAGATTCTCCAGTTGatcaatatatattatgatGCTTTAGATGCACCTAAAAAATGCGGGAGAAAG ATTGAAGTTCCAAAACACCAAAAGGCGGGAACTTTACCTCATTTCATGGAAAGGGGAAAAAATTCATATGTTTCAACTTCAATTCTTGGATAAATTTTCGATACCGTTAACATGTATCAAGAAGAAGTGCCAAACATTG AGGTTCAAAAACTTCCTTGCTTTGAAGAGGAAGTGCCTGACTATATCTTCATGAAATGGAAGTTTCTTTATGAGTTGTATAGACGCGACATGAAAGATGCCATGCATCTTGACCCTGATGCCAAAAACGTAGCTGCTGAAGCCACCATTAAAAAGTACAAGGAG ATATTGTATGGTGCCGAAGAGCTCGAGGGGAGCCCGAGGTCGATTGAGGATGTATACCAGGAGGCTCTTGCAATTTATCAGGTTACATATGAGTATGCCATGAACTATAACTGTGTGAGCTATTGCGGCTTTGCATGGAGAGTTGCAGGTTCGGCTCTCTTCAAGCTTTGTGCTAGAGAACATTCTGAGAGGAGCTTTCTTTGTCTCCCTTCAGTTATGCGTgagatttttagttaa